A stretch of Geotrypetes seraphini chromosome 2, aGeoSer1.1, whole genome shotgun sequence DNA encodes these proteins:
- the LOC117354965 gene encoding oocyte zinc finger protein XlCOF6-like, translating into MPAEASAQMQVTFEEVAVSFSQEEWEYLDEEQKELYKEVMKENYQILISLATGSPTVTPMIISHIEQGEEPYIRGEPGSEERETGNSSCSADHQIRHKWKRIKNRGEDPVKMEQIQTQSENVSVDISQRPEKINTKNCKQESKEQRHPEGDTMDGVIRCERNDRELSNIPEDKKHLAERPFQINNSDKVTSAFLQGKSKGEKHQKELRMQKRDHKNEKIFTGSEFNKSLTGLKTLKIQQRIHTGNKTFTCTKCNKSFTRLSNLKNHKMIHTGDKPFTCTECNKSFGDKQFTCSECNKSFTHLSDLKRHQMIHTGHKPYICTECNKSFTRLSNLKSHKMIHTGYKPHTCTECNKSFSHLSDLKKHQMIHTGHKPFTCSECNKSFTRLSDLKKHQMIHTGHKPFPCSECNKSFTRLSDLKKHQMIHTGHKPFTCSECNKSFTHLSVLKKHQMIHTGLKPFKCSECNKSFTRLSVLKSHKMIHTGYKPHTCTECNQSFTQLSLLKRHQMIHTGYKPFTCSECTKNFIHFSDLKKHQMIHTGHKAFTCTECNKSFTRLSNLKSHKMIHTGYKPHTCTECNQSFTQLSLLKRHQMIHTGYKPFTCSECTKSFTYLSDLKKHQMIHTGDKPYKCTVCNKSFTQLSDLKRHQRIHIDHKPFTCTECNKSFTQDSHLKRHQRIHTGYKPFTCSECNKSFTWLRYLQMHQRIHTGDKPYKCTVCNKSFTQLSDLKRHQRIHTDHKPFTCTECNKSFTQQSHLKRHQRIHIGYKPFTCTECNKSFTQHSHVKRHQRIHRRD; encoded by the exons CAACAGGTTCTCCAACTGTCACCCCTATGATTATATCCCACATCGAACAAGGAGAAGAGCCGTACATCAGGGGTGAGCCTggatcagaggaaagagaaactgggaacaGCAGCTGCTCAG CAGATCATCAGATCCGACACAAATGGAAGAGAATAAAGAATCGAGGAGAAGATCCGGTAAAAATGGAACAAATCCAAACACAGTCAGAAAATGTCAGTGTGGATATTTCCCAGAGACCTGAGAAGATTAACACAAAGAATTGTAAGCAGGAATCAAAGGAACAGAGACACCCTGAAGGAGACACAATGGATGGAGTCATTAGGTGTGAGAGAAATGACAGAGAGCTCAGTAACATCCCTGAGGACAAGAAACACCTAGCAGAGAGACCCTTCCAAATTAATAATAGTGATAAAGTGACTTCTGctttcctccagggcaagagtaaaggagaaaaacaccagaaagaactCCGTATGCAGAAAAGGGATCATAAAAATGAGAAAATATTTACAGGTAGTGAATTTAATAAAAGTTTAACTGGGCTTAAAACTCTAAAAATTCAGCAGAGGATACACACAggaaacaaaacatttacatgtactaagtgtaataaaagcttcacacggctttcaaatttaaaaaatcacaaaatgatccacacaggagacaaaccatttacatgtaccgagtgcaataaaagcttc ggagacaaacaatttacatgttctgagtgtaataaaagcttcactcacctttcagatctaaaaagacaccagatgatccacacagggcacaaaccatatatatgtactgaatgtaataaaagcttcacacgACTCtcaaatctaaaaagtcacaaaatgatccacacagggtacaaaccacatacatgtactgagtgtaataaaagcttctctcacctttcagatctaaaaaaacaccaaatgatccacacagggcacaaaccatttacatgttctgagtgtaataaaagcttcactcgcctttcagatctaaaaaaacaccagatgatccacacagggcacaaaccatttccatgttctgagtgtaataaaagcttcactcgcctttcagatctaaaaaaacaccagatgatccacacagggcacaaaccatttacatgttctgagtgtaataaaagcttcactcacctCTCAGTTCTAAAAAAGCACCAGATGATCCACACAGGGCTcaaaccatttaaatgttctgagtgtaataaaagcttcactcgcctTTCAgttctaaaaagtcacaaaatgatccacaccgGGTACAAACcacatacatgtactgagtgtaatcaaagcttcactcagctttcacttctaaaaagacaccaaatgatccacacagggtacaaaccatttacatgttctgagtgTACTAAAAACTTCATTCACTTTTCAGATCTAAAAAAACACCagatgatccacacagggcacaaagcatttacatgtactgagtgtaataaaagcttcacacgGCTCtcaaatctaaaaagtcacaaaatgatccacacagggtacaaaccacatacatgtactgagtgtaatcaaagcttcactcagctttcacttctaaaaagacaccaaatgatccacacagggtacaaaccatttacatgttctgagtgTACTAAAAGCTTCACTtacctttcagatctaaaaaaacACCAGATGATTCATACAG gagacaaaccatataaatgtactgtgtgtaataaaagctttactcagctttcagatctaaaaagacaccaaagaATTCACATAGATcataaaccatttacatgtactgagtgtaataaaagcttcactcaagattcacatctaaaaagacatCAGAGGattcacacagggtacaaaccatttacatgttctgaatgtaataaaagcttcacttggcttaGATATCTACAAAtgcaccagaggatccacacaggagacaaaccatataaatgtactgtgtgtaataaaagcttcactcagctttcagatctaaaaagacaccaaagaATTCACACAgatcacaaaccatttacatgtactgagtgtaataaaagcttcactcaacagTCACATCTAAAAAGACATCAGAGGATTCATatagggtacaaaccatttacatgtactgagtgtaataaaagcttcactcaacatTCACATGTAAAAAGACACCAGAGGATCCATAGAAGAGACTAA